In one Tepidisphaeraceae bacterium genomic region, the following are encoded:
- a CDS encoding DUF6321 domain-containing protein, with the protein MPNRKTTSRKNPAGGLTAAGRRHFKETEGANLKPGVKEAKSPDDLRRKGSFLRRHYGKADIPPLKDADGQPTRFAKQAHAWGEPVPTTKAAVKRLASKGTKLLERYHREKDKKA; encoded by the coding sequence ATGCCGAACCGCAAAACGACTTCCCGCAAAAATCCCGCCGGTGGCCTTACCGCTGCCGGTCGTCGTCATTTTAAGGAAACCGAAGGCGCCAACCTGAAGCCCGGCGTGAAGGAGGCCAAGTCGCCGGACGACCTGCGCCGCAAGGGATCGTTCCTGCGCCGCCACTACGGCAAGGCCGACATCCCGCCACTGAAGGACGCCGACGGCCAGCCCACCCGCTTCGCCAAGCAGGCCCACGCCTGGGGCGAACCCGTTCCGACAACGAAGGCCGCGGTCAAACGACTGGCCAGCAAAGGCACGAAACTGCTGGAGCGCTACCACCGCGAGAAGGACAAGAAGGCGTAG
- the malQ gene encoding 4-alpha-glucanotransferase: MGKSKGAVAPSISTKLPRSSGVLLHVTSLPGSHGIGDLGPDAFRWLEMLAAAKQSWWQMLPLGPPGAGNSPYQCFSAFAGNPLLISPDALVADGLLDRSDLPTDRAPTGPVNYDKVERQKTALLIRAFDRFRTPTKQRKWAPLAQRFRKGNASWLDDLALFMALREAHDGQSWTQWSAELMRRRPAALAEAKRTLAARIEYHAFLQFLFYRQLDALRDRARRLGVKLIGDLPIFVSADSADVWANPHLFQLDRELRPKAVAGCPPDAFCGTGQLWGNPLYDWRAAERDGYAWWVARLRASLRQADLVRLDHFRGFEAYWRVPVGDATAEHGTWTKGPGPALFEAFRDEIGSLPLIAEDLGVITPAVERLRDRFELPGMRIVQFGFGDDAANPHLPHNYVPNAVTYPGTHDNDTSVGWYRSLDANQKSGYERYTGQQTGRDVAWQLIRLAWSSVASLAVAPLQDVMSLPSSARMNQPGTGTGNWRWRLSDFDAAEAGMERLGELTETFGRSASSPQHE, translated from the coding sequence ATGGGCAAGAGCAAGGGCGCGGTTGCGCCGTCGATTTCAACCAAACTACCGCGATCGTCGGGCGTGCTGCTGCACGTTACCTCTTTACCCGGTTCGCACGGCATTGGCGACCTTGGGCCCGATGCATTTCGTTGGTTGGAGATGCTGGCGGCCGCAAAACAGTCGTGGTGGCAAATGCTGCCACTGGGGCCACCAGGCGCGGGTAACTCACCCTATCAATGCTTCTCGGCATTCGCGGGGAACCCGCTTCTGATCAGCCCCGACGCGCTGGTGGCGGATGGGTTGCTGGATCGATCCGACCTGCCGACCGATCGCGCCCCGACCGGTCCGGTGAACTATGACAAAGTCGAACGGCAGAAGACCGCGCTGCTGATCCGCGCCTTCGACCGGTTCCGCACACCAACCAAACAACGTAAATGGGCCCCGCTCGCTCAGCGGTTCCGCAAAGGCAACGCTTCGTGGCTAGATGATCTCGCGCTGTTCATGGCACTACGCGAAGCGCACGACGGGCAAAGCTGGACGCAGTGGTCCGCCGAGCTGATGCGCCGCCGCCCCGCCGCCCTTGCCGAGGCAAAGCGAACGCTCGCGGCGCGCATCGAGTACCACGCGTTCCTGCAGTTCCTGTTCTATCGCCAGCTCGACGCGCTGCGCGACCGCGCCCGGCGGCTCGGCGTGAAGCTGATCGGCGATCTGCCGATCTTCGTCTCGGCCGACTCCGCCGACGTCTGGGCGAACCCGCACTTGTTCCAGCTCGACCGCGAATTGCGCCCCAAGGCCGTCGCCGGCTGCCCGCCCGATGCGTTCTGCGGCACGGGGCAGCTTTGGGGCAACCCACTGTACGACTGGCGCGCCGCCGAGCGCGACGGCTACGCCTGGTGGGTCGCGCGGTTGCGTGCGTCGCTGCGACAGGCGGACCTAGTACGGCTCGATCACTTCCGCGGCTTCGAGGCCTACTGGCGCGTGCCCGTCGGTGACGCGACGGCCGAACACGGCACGTGGACGAAGGGACCGGGACCGGCGCTGTTCGAGGCGTTTCGCGACGAGATCGGTTCACTACCGTTGATCGCCGAGGACCTAGGCGTCATCACGCCGGCGGTCGAGCGGTTGCGCGACCGGTTCGAGCTGCCGGGCATGCGCATCGTTCAGTTCGGCTTCGGAGACGACGCCGCCAACCCTCACCTGCCACACAACTACGTTCCAAATGCCGTCACCTACCCCGGCACGCACGACAACGACACCTCGGTCGGCTGGTATCGCTCGCTCGATGCCAACCAGAAGTCGGGCTATGAACGATACACCGGCCAGCAGACCGGCCGCGATGTGGCATGGCAATTGATTCGCCTCGCGTGGTCGTCCGTCGCGTCACTCGCCGTGGCGCCACTGCAGGACGTGATGTCGCTGCCAAGCAGCGCCCGCATGAACCAGCCCGGTACCGGAACCGGCAACTGGCGGTGGCGGCTGAGCGATTTCGACGCCGCGGAAGCTGGGATGGAACGTCTTGGCGAACTCACTGAAACGTTTGGCAGGTCAGCATCTTCGCCACAGCATGAATGA
- the glgX gene encoding glycogen debranching protein GlgX, with the protein MSEGIAMRVWPGRPYPLGASFDGAGVNFALFSEHATKVELCLFDGPESTTESHRVTLSEHTDMVWHGYLPDVEPGQFYGYRVHGPHDPQAGMRFNPNKIVLDPYAKALGRNVNWDDSLFAYRVGEDDLTFDDRDNAAYAPLASVIDTAFTWGDDRRPNTPWHKTLIYEAHVRGMTMQHPDVPEDRRGTYSGLASEPVIAHLLSLGVTAIELLPVHAHLDDRDLLTKGLTNYWGYNTLNYFAPHLEYASSQSPRKSVQEFKSMVRSMHAAGIEVILDVVYNHTCEGNQMGPTLSWRGIDNVSYYRLSAEDMRYYVDFTGTGNTLNMMHPRVLQLVMDSLRYWVTEMHVDGFRFDLASTLARELHDVNRLGAFFDIIHQDPILSQVKLIAEPWDVGPGGYQVGNFPVLWTEWNGKYRDDVRKFWKGEPGLVSELATRLSGSSDLYQENGRKPYASINFITAHDGFTLQDLVSYEQKHNEANGENNQDGANDNESWNCGVEGPTDDPGIIALRERQKRNLYATLLFSEGVPMIFGGDELSKTKFGNNNTYCQDNPLTWFDWDLDDRKNAFLDFCKTCNRIWADQPVLQRRKFFVGRPIRGQGIKDISFFDPSGAEMSDESWNAGFVQCLGVRLAGDMINDVDERGVPIKGDTLLLMLNAHWEEIPFTLPSTTDGDVWQTLIDTAEPDRPLPVRVRPQREQYPLYGRSVVLLRTVKADEAGQNVTSTEVDVLRRAANTATAPIAR; encoded by the coding sequence ATGTCAGAAGGAATCGCTATGCGTGTTTGGCCGGGTCGTCCCTATCCGCTTGGGGCCTCGTTTGACGGTGCGGGCGTGAATTTTGCTTTATTTTCCGAGCACGCGACGAAGGTCGAGTTGTGCCTCTTTGACGGTCCGGAGTCGACCACCGAGTCGCACCGCGTCACGTTGTCCGAACACACCGATATGGTCTGGCACGGGTACTTACCCGACGTCGAGCCCGGCCAGTTTTACGGCTACCGCGTTCACGGGCCGCACGACCCTCAGGCCGGCATGCGGTTCAACCCGAACAAGATCGTGCTCGACCCGTACGCCAAAGCGCTCGGGCGAAACGTGAACTGGGACGATTCGCTGTTCGCGTACAGGGTCGGCGAAGATGACCTGACGTTCGACGATCGCGACAACGCCGCCTACGCGCCGCTGGCCTCGGTGATCGACACCGCCTTCACCTGGGGCGACGACCGTCGCCCGAACACGCCGTGGCACAAGACGCTGATCTACGAGGCGCACGTGCGCGGCATGACGATGCAGCACCCCGATGTTCCGGAGGACCGCCGCGGCACGTACTCGGGACTGGCATCGGAACCGGTCATCGCCCATTTGCTTTCGCTTGGCGTGACGGCGATCGAACTGCTGCCCGTCCACGCGCATCTGGACGACCGCGACCTGCTGACGAAGGGGCTGACGAACTATTGGGGCTACAACACGCTGAACTACTTCGCGCCGCACCTGGAGTACGCGTCGAGCCAGTCGCCGCGCAAGAGCGTGCAGGAGTTCAAATCGATGGTGCGGTCGATGCACGCCGCCGGCATCGAGGTGATCTTGGACGTCGTCTACAACCACACCTGCGAGGGCAACCAGATGGGCCCCACGCTGTCGTGGCGCGGGATCGACAACGTCAGCTATTACCGGCTGAGCGCCGAGGACATGCGTTATTACGTCGACTTCACCGGCACCGGCAACACGCTGAACATGATGCACCCGCGCGTGCTGCAACTGGTGATGGACAGCCTGCGCTATTGGGTAACCGAAATGCACGTCGACGGTTTCCGGTTCGACTTGGCAAGCACCCTCGCCCGCGAGCTGCACGACGTGAACCGGCTGGGCGCGTTCTTCGACATCATCCATCAGGACCCGATCCTGTCGCAGGTGAAGCTGATCGCCGAGCCGTGGGACGTGGGGCCGGGCGGGTACCAAGTTGGTAACTTCCCGGTGCTGTGGACCGAGTGGAACGGCAAGTATCGCGACGACGTGCGCAAGTTCTGGAAGGGTGAACCCGGACTGGTGAGCGAACTGGCGACGCGGTTGTCGGGCAGCAGCGATCTGTATCAGGAGAACGGCCGCAAGCCGTACGCCAGCATCAACTTCATCACCGCGCACGACGGTTTCACGCTGCAGGACCTCGTCAGCTACGAGCAGAAGCACAACGAGGCCAACGGCGAGAACAATCAGGACGGCGCCAACGACAACGAGAGCTGGAACTGCGGCGTCGAGGGGCCGACGGACGATCCGGGCATCATTGCGCTTCGCGAGCGCCAGAAGCGCAACCTCTACGCAACGCTGTTGTTCTCTGAAGGCGTGCCGATGATCTTCGGTGGCGACGAGCTGAGCAAAACCAAGTTCGGCAACAACAACACCTACTGCCAGGACAATCCGTTGACCTGGTTCGACTGGGACTTGGACGACCGGAAGAATGCGTTCCTGGATTTCTGCAAAACCTGCAACCGCATCTGGGCCGACCAGCCCGTGCTGCAACGCCGTAAGTTCTTCGTCGGCCGACCGATTCGTGGACAGGGCATTAAGGACATCTCGTTCTTCGACCCCAGCGGCGCCGAAATGAGCGACGAATCGTGGAACGCCGGCTTTGTACAGTGTCTGGGCGTGCGCTTGGCCGGTGACATGATCAACGACGTCGACGAGCGGGGCGTGCCGATCAAGGGCGACACGCTCCTGTTGATGCTGAACGCGCACTGGGAGGAAATTCCGTTCACGCTCCCATCCACCACCGATGGTGACGTCTGGCAAACGTTGATCGACACCGCCGAGCCCGATCGGCCGCTACCGGTGCGCGTGCGCCCACAGCGCGAGCAGTACCCGCTGTACGGCCGATCGGTCGTGCTGCTGCGTACTGTGAAGGCGGACGAGGCAGGACAGAACGTGACGTCGACCGAGGTGGACGTCCTGCGCCGGGCCGCCAACACAGCAACCGCGCCAATCGCGAGGTGA
- a CDS encoding EamA family transporter — translation MGQYTWLMFALLGAVLAATVQVMTKRALDKLDVAVAVTVQSVVMLVTLLSVTTITQRWSALGGSPKWALGLVGLSGVAAGLAWFCGYKALQMTEISRATTVDRLSLPIAVMMGVVFLKDRPSALNWVGVTCMVVGAILVSRPSAG, via the coding sequence ATGGGACAGTACACGTGGTTGATGTTCGCCCTACTGGGTGCGGTGCTTGCAGCGACCGTGCAGGTGATGACCAAGCGAGCGCTGGACAAGCTGGACGTTGCGGTGGCGGTAACGGTGCAAAGCGTCGTCATGCTGGTGACGTTGCTGTCGGTCACCACCATCACGCAGCGATGGTCGGCGCTGGGCGGGTCGCCGAAGTGGGCGCTTGGACTGGTCGGCTTATCAGGCGTGGCCGCCGGTCTGGCGTGGTTCTGCGGGTATAAGGCGCTGCAGATGACCGAGATTTCCCGTGCGACCACGGTCGACCGCCTGAGCCTGCCGATCGCGGTGATGATGGGCGTCGTGTTCCTGAAGGATCGCCCGTCGGCATTGAACTGGGTGGGCGTGACCTGCATGGTCGTGGGCGCGATCCTGGTGTCGCGACCGAGCGCCGGATAG
- a CDS encoding HD domain-containing protein gives MADLLSKAIALAAAAHAGQEHSQGEAYVLHPLRVMAAVALSGNAQVDERLRCVAVLHDVLERTATTADDLRRAGMPLAVVRAVQRLTHDEGTAYADYIVKLKRDPLARAVKIADLMDNADLRRVTFRPGKLKQDLPRLARYAASHQFLTGRIDEKAYRGIMERTQR, from the coding sequence ATGGCAGATCTACTTTCCAAGGCGATCGCGCTGGCCGCTGCGGCCCACGCGGGGCAGGAACATTCGCAGGGTGAGGCGTACGTGCTGCATCCGCTGCGCGTGATGGCGGCGGTGGCGCTTAGTGGTAACGCGCAGGTGGACGAACGGCTGCGCTGCGTGGCGGTGTTGCACGATGTGCTCGAGCGAACGGCGACCACGGCGGACGATCTGCGGCGCGCCGGCATGCCACTGGCCGTCGTGCGGGCGGTGCAGCGGTTGACGCACGACGAGGGGACGGCGTACGCGGACTACATCGTAAAGCTGAAGCGCGACCCGCTCGCCCGCGCGGTGAAGATCGCGGATTTGATGGATAACGCCGATCTGCGGCGCGTGACGTTTCGGCCCGGCAAGCTGAAGCAGGATTTGCCGCGGTTGGCACGATACGCGGCCAGCCATCAGTTCCTGACTGGCCGAATCGATGAGAAAGCGTACCGCGGTATCATGGAGCGGACGCAGCGTTGA
- a CDS encoding AMP nucleosidase yields the protein MKTKQEIVRDWLPRYTQRSLKAFGKYILLTNFTDYVESFAHQFDVRVMGRGSPMQTATANDITIINFGMGSAMAATIMDLLTAIKPLAVLFLGKCGSLKSTYKVGDLILPIAAIRGEGTSEQYVPAEVPSLPSFRLQMAVATTISRHNINYWTGVVYTTNRRVWEHDDEFKKYLTKIRANAIDMETATIFTVGFTNEIPRGALLLVSDSPMTPDGVKTRRSDRAANASFVELHLRLGIESLAELRDRGESVKHLRFDSNGTRRIRK from the coding sequence ATGAAGACCAAACAGGAGATCGTGCGCGACTGGCTGCCGCGGTACACGCAGCGGTCGCTGAAGGCGTTCGGGAAGTACATCCTGCTGACGAACTTCACGGATTACGTCGAGTCGTTCGCGCATCAGTTCGACGTGCGCGTGATGGGCCGTGGCAGCCCGATGCAGACGGCGACGGCCAACGACATCACGATCATCAACTTCGGCATGGGCAGCGCGATGGCGGCCACCATCATGGACCTGCTGACCGCGATCAAGCCGCTCGCCGTGCTTTTTTTGGGCAAGTGCGGCAGCCTGAAGTCGACGTACAAGGTGGGCGATCTCATCCTGCCGATCGCGGCCATTCGCGGTGAGGGGACCAGCGAGCAGTACGTGCCGGCCGAGGTGCCAAGTTTGCCGTCGTTCCGCTTGCAGATGGCGGTCGCGACGACGATCAGCAGGCACAACATCAACTACTGGACCGGCGTCGTCTACACGACCAACCGGCGCGTGTGGGAGCACGACGACGAGTTCAAGAAGTACCTGACGAAGATCCGCGCCAACGCGATCGACATGGAGACGGCCACCATCTTCACCGTCGGCTTTACCAACGAGATCCCGCGCGGCGCGCTGCTGCTGGTCAGCGACAGCCCGATGACGCCCGACGGTGTGAAGACCCGCCGCAGCGACCGGGCGGCCAACGCGAGCTTCGTGGAACTGCACCTGCGGCTGGGGATCGAGTCGCTCGCAGAGCTGCGCGACCGCGGCGAGAGCGTGAAGCACCTGCGCTTCGATTCGAACGGAACGCGGCGGATACGGAAGTAA
- a CDS encoding DinB family protein: MNATDVIHRLRRHQLWANARLLEACRPLSAEQLDRPMAMGQGSARATIVHLYAAEAAWMEAISGVVEPVSPFSRRFASMDELAEAWGELNARWADYYDRLIEAELDRPITKRSTSSGAGRTFATPAGDVLMHLFTHSQYTAAQLKNMLRQLGVDPLPDVMLITQSRMDAR; this comes from the coding sequence ATGAACGCAACGGATGTGATCCATCGTTTACGGCGGCACCAGCTTTGGGCGAACGCACGGTTGCTGGAGGCGTGCCGGCCGTTGTCGGCGGAGCAGTTGGATCGGCCGATGGCGATGGGGCAGGGATCGGCGCGGGCGACGATCGTGCACCTGTACGCCGCCGAGGCGGCATGGATGGAGGCGATCAGCGGCGTCGTTGAGCCGGTCTCACCCTTCAGCAGGCGGTTCGCATCGATGGACGAGCTGGCGGAAGCCTGGGGAGAGCTGAATGCGCGGTGGGCCGACTACTACGACCGGTTGATCGAGGCGGAACTGGATCGACCCATCACCAAGCGCAGCACGTCGAGCGGCGCGGGGCGGACGTTCGCGACGCCCGCGGGCGACGTCCTGATGCACCTGTTCACCCACTCGCAGTACACCGCGGCACAATTGAAGAACATGCTGAGGCAATTGGGCGTCGACCCGTTGCCCGACGTGATGCTGATCACGCAGAGCCGGATGGACGCGCGGTAA
- a CDS encoding anthrone oxygenase family protein: MSDRVLMILTLLAAVGSGVVGGAFFAFSTFVMKALARLAPAQGIAAMQSINIVVINVWFMAAMFGTAALCTSLSVWAMLNWQRPIAPYLLAGGLLYVIGTAVLTIVFHVPRNDALAVVDPASAGAAEHWARYVRSWTLGNHVRTAAAVAAAVVFMMALVRRVS, translated from the coding sequence ATGAGCGATCGCGTGCTGATGATCCTGACCCTGCTGGCGGCGGTGGGAAGCGGGGTGGTGGGTGGGGCGTTCTTCGCGTTCTCCACCTTCGTGATGAAGGCGCTGGCCCGCCTGGCCCCCGCGCAGGGCATCGCGGCGATGCAGTCGATCAACATCGTCGTGATCAACGTGTGGTTCATGGCGGCGATGTTCGGCACGGCTGCGCTATGCACGTCGCTGAGCGTCTGGGCGATGCTGAACTGGCAACGGCCGATCGCGCCCTACCTGCTGGCGGGCGGGTTGCTGTACGTCATCGGCACGGCTGTGCTGACGATCGTGTTCCACGTGCCGCGGAACGACGCGCTGGCGGTCGTCGATCCGGCCAGTGCGGGGGCGGCCGAGCACTGGGCGCGCTACGTGCGCTCGTGGACGCTCGGCAACCACGTCCGCACCGCCGCTGCGGTCGCGGCGGCGGTGGTATTCATGATGGCGCTGGTGAGGCGGGTTTCTTGA
- a CDS encoding DUF2809 domain-containing protein has product MAAADVPVGLIFIPWLIRTDKPTVRLSKPTRGRIRATCMFLAIVALAVIADWGQGRYWWLPVRVKEIIGNLLWAGGTFCLLAMLRPYWSTRTLALLTLALSVAIEASHLLRWAPLEQFRDRGIGYAILGDRFRWLDLIANAAGVVIAAGLDVLIRPEKRRR; this is encoded by the coding sequence GTGGCCGCTGCCGACGTGCCGGTGGGGTTGATCTTCATACCGTGGCTCATCCGAACCGATAAACCGACTGTGCGACTTTCCAAACCCACGCGCGGCCGCATCCGCGCCACCTGCATGTTCCTGGCGATAGTGGCGCTAGCGGTCATCGCCGACTGGGGGCAGGGCCGGTACTGGTGGCTGCCGGTCCGCGTGAAGGAGATCATCGGCAACCTGCTGTGGGCCGGTGGCACGTTTTGCCTGTTGGCCATGCTGCGACCCTACTGGTCGACGCGCACGCTGGCGCTGCTCACGCTCGCGCTAAGCGTGGCGATTGAGGCGAGCCACCTCCTGCGCTGGGCTCCACTGGAGCAATTTCGCGATCGCGGCATTGGCTACGCCATTCTCGGTGACCGGTTCCGCTGGCTGGACCTGATCGCCAACGCCGCCGGCGTCGTGATCGCCGCCGGGCTGGACGTGCTGATTCGCCCGGAGAAGCGCCGGCGGTAG
- a CDS encoding RNA-binding protein has protein sequence MGKKLYCGNLSYDVDSSTLQELFSAYGTVISAEIISDRDTGRSKGFGFVEMGSDSEAQAAIAALDGQQNGGRALTVNEAKPKENRSGGGGGGYGGGGNRGGGGGYGGGGNRGGGGGGGYAGGSRGGSGGGGRDRY, from the coding sequence ATGGGCAAGAAGTTGTATTGCGGTAACTTGAGCTACGACGTCGACAGCAGCACCCTTCAGGAGCTGTTCAGCGCGTACGGAACTGTCATCAGCGCCGAGATCATCAGCGACCGGGACACCGGCCGCAGCAAGGGTTTCGGCTTCGTCGAGATGGGTAGCGATTCGGAGGCCCAGGCGGCCATCGCGGCCCTCGACGGCCAGCAGAACGGCGGTCGCGCGTTGACCGTCAACGAAGCCAAGCCGAAGGAAAACCGCAGCGGTGGCGGTGGTGGTGGCTACGGTGGTGGTGGTAACCGTGGCGGTGGCGGCGGTTACGGTGGTGGTGGCAACCGTGGCGGCGGCGGCGGCGGCGGTTACGCCGGTGGCTCGCGCGGTGGCAGTGGTGGTGGCGGTCGCGACCGCTACTAA
- the bamE gene encoding outer membrane protein assembly factor BamE — protein MSNLRSTFVTLTLGVGVLVSGGCLVGGSSNIQREGKYVSSATLQQIEPGTTSSAWVMAVLGEPTQRLSVEGSNEIWKYAYTETKRSSAYVFLIFGGSDVKSTDSAAYFEMKDGVVLRKWQG, from the coding sequence ATGAGCAACCTCCGAAGCACATTCGTCACGCTGACCCTTGGGGTGGGGGTGCTGGTAAGCGGCGGGTGCCTCGTGGGTGGGTCGTCGAACATCCAGCGCGAAGGAAAATACGTGTCGTCGGCCACGCTGCAGCAGATCGAACCGGGCACCACCTCGTCGGCGTGGGTGATGGCGGTGCTGGGCGAGCCGACCCAGCGGCTCTCGGTCGAGGGGAGCAACGAGATCTGGAAGTACGCCTACACCGAGACCAAGCGCAGCAGCGCATACGTGTTCCTGATCTTCGGCGGCAGCGACGTCAAAAGCACCGACAGCGCCGCCTACTTCGAGATGAAGGACGGGGTCGTCCTGCGCAAGTGGCAGGGGTAG